A single window of Enterobacteriaceae bacterium ESL0689 DNA harbors:
- a CDS encoding helix-turn-helix domain-containing protein — MLNKAKQALAVQRHDEKNAVAQICELMRVSRPALYKYIDAVKNSYCGGI; from the coding sequence GTGCTGAATAAAGCTAAACAAGCTCTGGCTGTTCAGCGGCATGATGAAAAAAATGCGGTTGCACAAATTTGTGAACTAATGAGAGTATCAAGGCCTGCTCTCTACAAATATATTGATGCAGTGAAAAATAGTTACTGCGGAGGCATCTGA
- the tssD gene encoding type VI secretion system tube protein TssD, protein MSTPAHIWLTDENGSPVVGGCLMPTRLGSIELKSVTHNVSIPVDPNSGKLTGTRVHTPIVMQKEFDQTTPILFRALCEGRTFKSAIIKMYRILDVGLESEYFNMLLENVKITTISPYLHPNGMTSTHIENIELRYEAITWKYTEGNIIYRDSWNNRCCA, encoded by the coding sequence ATATCAACTCCAGCTCATATTTGGTTAACAGATGAAAATGGATCACCAGTTGTCGGTGGATGTTTAATGCCAACAAGACTTGGTTCAATTGAATTAAAATCGGTTACGCACAACGTATCTATCCCCGTAGATCCTAACAGTGGAAAGCTTACTGGTACAAGGGTACACACACCTATTGTTATGCAGAAAGAATTTGATCAAACCACACCGATTCTTTTTCGCGCACTATGCGAAGGTCGAACATTTAAATCGGCAATAATCAAAATGTATCGAATTCTGGATGTTGGGCTTGAGAGCGAATATTTTAATATGCTTCTGGAAAACGTAAAAATCACAACCATTTCGCCGTATTTACACCCAAATGGAATGACAAGCACGCATATAGAAAATATTGAGTTACGCTATGAAGCTATTACCTGGAAGTATACGGAAGGTAATATCATCTATCGTGACTCATGGAATAATCGCTGTTGTGCCTGA
- the torA gene encoding trimethylamine-N-oxide reductase TorA: MKNNNLIVTDQQPAMSLTRRRFLLGAGALATVPLLAGLWPKSALAQAISQALPQFTALRQAQKGILTGAHWGAFEAIVNNGKMVSTQPVKDDPFPNELIEMAPYQVHASNRIKYPMVRKSWLEGGVANSHPELRGRDEWVRVSWDKAFSLVAEQISRLQKEHGPQSIYAGSYGWKSVGMFHNSRTLLHRLMNLAGGFLGYAGDYSTGAAQVIMSHVVGSVEVYEQQTAWPNVIDNSQLVILWGCNPMITLKNSWNIPDHVSLTGFESLKKKGTRMICIDPVHTDSARELGAEWISPHPYTDSAMMIGIAHTLLEEKLHNPDFIKNYTVGFDKFADYILGKEDGVVKDAHWAADICGVDAETIKKLAREMAQNRTMIVGGWGIQRQHHGEQQHWLLVTIAAMLGQIGLPGGGFGFSYHYSSGGSPTARGGILSGISAGSPTTEAGRKLTPVPVARIADFLANPGKTIDFNGRKVTYPDVRMVYVAGGNTFHQHQDTNNLVKAWQHPEVIVVNEPYWTATAKHADIVLPATTTYERNDMDMGGDYSRLYVFPLHQCVPPQHEAKNDFDIFAGIAEKLGFRDAFTEGKDETMWLKSMYDDMKLQARNAKVALPPFDMFWSSNNYIRFPIPEANKQWVRFADFRENPLLNPLGTPSGKIEIYSDTIAKMGYADCKAIPTWMEPHEWYRGPEAEKYPLSLNTGHPINRLHSQLDNTPLRKKYAVADREAIWIHPQDAKARNINDGDLVRAFNDRGQILVGAVVTENVRSGVVRISEGAWFDPANPAEDKPLCKNGNVNCLTFDIGSSSLAQGNCGQMSQLEIEKYTGPVPENTAHSVPAGA; encoded by the coding sequence ATGAAAAATAATAACCTGATCGTCACTGATCAACAGCCAGCGATGTCACTCACCCGCCGCCGTTTTTTATTAGGTGCAGGTGCGCTGGCCACTGTTCCGTTACTCGCTGGTCTGTGGCCAAAATCAGCTCTCGCGCAAGCGATTAGCCAGGCATTACCGCAATTTACCGCGTTACGCCAGGCACAAAAGGGCATCCTGACAGGAGCCCACTGGGGTGCTTTTGAAGCTATCGTCAACAATGGCAAAATGGTCAGCACCCAGCCTGTCAAAGACGACCCGTTCCCCAATGAATTGATCGAAATGGCACCTTACCAGGTTCATGCCAGCAATCGTATTAAATACCCCATGGTACGTAAAAGCTGGCTGGAAGGGGGCGTTGCCAACAGTCACCCGGAATTACGCGGCCGGGATGAATGGGTACGAGTCAGCTGGGATAAAGCCTTTAGCCTGGTGGCAGAACAGATTAGCCGCCTGCAAAAAGAACATGGTCCACAATCTATCTATGCTGGTTCATACGGCTGGAAAAGCGTCGGCATGTTCCACAACTCCCGTACCCTCCTCCATCGCCTGATGAATCTGGCTGGCGGCTTCCTCGGTTATGCCGGTGACTACTCTACCGGGGCAGCACAAGTCATTATGTCGCATGTCGTCGGTTCGGTTGAAGTTTATGAGCAGCAAACCGCGTGGCCCAATGTTATCGATAACAGTCAGCTGGTGATCTTGTGGGGATGTAACCCGATGATCACCCTGAAAAATAGCTGGAATATTCCCGATCATGTCAGCCTGACTGGCTTTGAAAGCCTCAAGAAAAAAGGCACCCGAATGATCTGTATCGATCCGGTTCATACCGATAGCGCTCGTGAGCTGGGCGCGGAGTGGATCAGCCCGCATCCTTATACCGATAGCGCGATGATGATCGGTATTGCACATACCTTGCTGGAAGAGAAGCTGCATAACCCTGACTTCATCAAAAACTATACTGTCGGCTTTGATAAATTCGCCGACTATATCCTCGGTAAAGAGGATGGGGTGGTAAAAGATGCCCACTGGGCCGCTGATATCTGCGGTGTCGATGCAGAAACTATCAAAAAGCTGGCCCGCGAGATGGCACAAAACCGCACGATGATCGTTGGCGGCTGGGGGATTCAGCGCCAGCATCACGGTGAACAACAGCACTGGTTGCTGGTCACTATCGCCGCGATGCTGGGTCAGATCGGTCTGCCGGGCGGTGGCTTTGGCTTTAGTTATCACTACTCTTCCGGTGGTAGCCCGACGGCACGTGGCGGTATCCTTAGCGGTATTTCTGCCGGTAGCCCGACCACCGAAGCGGGCCGTAAATTAACCCCTGTTCCGGTCGCTCGTATCGCTGATTTCCTGGCTAATCCAGGCAAAACCATCGACTTTAATGGCCGCAAAGTGACTTATCCGGATGTCCGGATGGTGTATGTTGCAGGCGGTAATACCTTCCACCAGCATCAGGACACCAATAACCTGGTGAAAGCCTGGCAACATCCTGAAGTGATTGTGGTCAACGAGCCTTACTGGACTGCAACGGCTAAACATGCGGATATCGTGCTGCCCGCCACCACCACTTATGAGCGTAATGACATGGATATGGGGGGTGACTACTCCCGGCTGTATGTCTTCCCGCTGCATCAGTGTGTGCCGCCACAACACGAAGCCAAAAATGACTTTGATATCTTTGCCGGTATCGCGGAAAAGCTGGGATTCCGTGATGCCTTTACAGAAGGTAAAGACGAAACCATGTGGCTCAAGAGCATGTATGATGACATGAAACTCCAGGCACGTAACGCCAAAGTAGCGTTACCGCCCTTTGATATGTTCTGGTCGTCAAACAACTACATTCGCTTCCCGATCCCGGAAGCGAACAAACAGTGGGTACGTTTTGCCGACTTCCGTGAAAACCCGTTACTCAATCCATTAGGTACGCCTTCAGGTAAGATTGAAATCTACTCGGATACGATCGCTAAAATGGGTTATGCCGACTGTAAGGCGATTCCGACCTGGATGGAGCCGCATGAATGGTATCGTGGCCCGGAAGCAGAAAAATATCCTTTATCACTGAATACCGGACACCCGATTAACCGTCTGCATTCACAGCTCGACAATACGCCATTACGTAAAAAGTATGCAGTTGCCGACCGTGAAGCGATCTGGATCCACCCACAGGATGCAAAAGCACGTAATATCAATGATGGTGACTTGGTACGTGCCTTTAATGATCGTGGTCAGATCCTGGTGGGCGCGGTGGTTACTGAAAACGTGCGTAGCGGTGTGGTTCGTATCAGTGAAGGTGCCTGGTTCGACCCGGCTAATCCGGCTGAGGATAAACCGCTGTGTAAGAATGGTAATGTTAACTGCCTGACTTTCGACATCGGTTCATCCAGCCTCGCGCAGGGTAACTGCGGGCAGATGTCACAGCTCGAGATCGAAAAATACACCGGTCCTGTACCGGAAAACACCGCCCATAGCGTACCTGCTGGCGCGTAA
- a CDS encoding NapC/NirT family cytochrome c, protein MSNYPSKRLSRRKILIVTLLIGIVIGIILLAGTATVMHKTSDTEFCVSCHTMQQPLAEYQGSIHFQNDKGIRAECADCHVPHQPVSYLATKIGALKDVWGEMTGKIDTPEKFEAHKLEMAQNVWDDLKKSDSATCRSCHDFKAMDILAQSPTARNQHPEAIKDGKTCIDCHKGVAHILPNMSGLASAGASQLASAAANTPASATTLYTIQTQPFWLTDKISDHNDGNLMPSTEVKVIKREGDMALVEVDAWQQEGINEALYAAQGKRILSVLLGEEARKNIKTISTMTDKETQQVWRQVALQVWLPGKTLIDDQQKIWHYASDLMANNCTGCHGLTALDRFNANQWIGVVKGMAARTSLTEEQLRVLTQYVQKNASDMQPATTTEK, encoded by the coding sequence ATGAGCAATTATCCATCAAAACGTCTCAGCAGACGTAAAATATTAATTGTGACCCTACTGATCGGTATCGTCATTGGGATCATATTATTAGCCGGAACGGCAACAGTCATGCACAAAACCAGCGATACCGAGTTTTGTGTTTCCTGCCACACCATGCAACAGCCACTGGCCGAATACCAGGGCAGCATCCATTTCCAGAACGACAAAGGCATCCGTGCCGAATGTGCTGATTGTCACGTTCCTCATCAACCGGTCTCCTATCTGGCAACCAAAATTGGTGCCTTAAAAGATGTCTGGGGTGAAATGACCGGCAAGATTGATACGCCGGAAAAATTCGAAGCACATAAACTGGAGATGGCACAAAACGTCTGGGATGATCTGAAGAAGAGCGATTCAGCCACCTGCCGCTCCTGCCATGACTTCAAAGCAATGGATATTCTGGCTCAGTCTCCGACAGCACGTAATCAGCACCCGGAAGCCATCAAAGACGGCAAAACCTGTATCGATTGCCATAAAGGCGTGGCGCACATCCTGCCTAATATGAGTGGTCTGGCCTCTGCCGGTGCCAGTCAGCTTGCCAGCGCCGCCGCCAATACACCGGCTAGCGCTACCACGCTCTACACGATTCAGACTCAGCCTTTCTGGCTGACGGATAAAATCAGCGATCACAATGATGGCAATCTGATGCCGTCTACCGAAGTGAAAGTCATCAAGCGTGAAGGCGATATGGCGCTGGTAGAAGTCGATGCCTGGCAGCAGGAAGGCATCAATGAAGCGCTCTATGCCGCGCAAGGCAAACGTATTCTGAGTGTTCTGTTAGGCGAAGAAGCCCGCAAAAATATTAAAACCATCAGCACGATGACCGATAAAGAAACACAACAGGTCTGGCGTCAGGTGGCATTGCAGGTCTGGTTACCAGGTAAAACCCTGATTGATGATCAGCAAAAAATCTGGCACTACGCTTCTGATCTGATGGCCAATAACTGTACGGGCTGTCACGGATTAACCGCCCTGGATCGCTTTAACGCTAACCAGTGGATCGGCGTCGTTAAAGGCATGGCCGCCCGAACTTCTCTGACGGAAGAGCAATTACGTGTTCTGACTCAGTATGTCCAGAAAAACGCCAGTGATATGCAACCTGCGACCACAACGGAAAAGTAA
- the ccmI gene encoding c-type cytochrome biogenesis protein CcmI, with protein MILTFLMMAVLLIACVSLLFIPWQSQDSISRDQLNNLIYQQRLQELEQESSLSDSQQQTMLVTDLQRNLLEDIPVTLKNKSTPGNDWIYLPGVIILSLLTFGMFFKTTSIKQVDEWLQVTTQTPQLIQRALSADARSLSQEDLARLALGLRTRLAQYPDNLSGWMLLERVGMALNNFTLASQAVERAYQLAPENNKVKISYAEVLSHSPHPADNLRAGILLNELLKEDHTNIQVLSLLSFHAFGQQNYQQAIAAWQMMLRLLPADDNRRPLIERSISQAEQQITAG; from the coding sequence ATGATATTGACCTTTTTGATGATGGCGGTGTTACTGATCGCTTGTGTTTCATTATTATTCATTCCCTGGCAAAGCCAGGACAGTATCAGCCGTGATCAGCTAAATAACCTGATTTATCAACAGCGATTACAGGAGCTGGAACAGGAATCGTCGCTCAGCGACAGCCAGCAACAGACGATGTTAGTGACCGATCTTCAGCGTAACCTGCTGGAAGATATCCCGGTAACATTAAAAAACAAATCAACCCCAGGAAATGACTGGATTTATCTCCCCGGTGTTATTATTCTCTCATTACTCACTTTTGGTATGTTTTTTAAAACAACGAGCATTAAACAGGTTGATGAATGGCTGCAAGTCACAACACAAACCCCGCAGCTGATACAACGTGCCCTCTCTGCCGATGCGCGATCACTCAGTCAGGAAGATCTAGCCCGTCTGGCACTCGGATTACGCACTCGCCTGGCCCAGTACCCGGATAATCTCTCTGGCTGGATGTTACTGGAGCGTGTCGGTATGGCATTAAACAACTTTACTCTGGCTTCTCAGGCGGTTGAAAGAGCGTATCAATTAGCGCCGGAAAACAACAAGGTAAAGATAAGCTACGCGGAAGTATTAAGCCATTCCCCACATCCTGCTGATAATCTGCGTGCCGGTATCTTATTAAATGAACTATTAAAAGAAGACCACACTAATATTCAGGTACTGAGCTTGTTATCCTTTCACGCTTTCGGACAACAAAACTATCAGCAAGCGATTGCCGCCTGGCAAATGATGCTGCGTCTTTTACCGGCTGATGATAATCGGCGTCCGCTAATTGAGCGTAGTATTAGCCAGGCAGAACAACAGATAACAGCGGGGTGA
- a CDS encoding cytochrome c-type biogenesis protein CcmH, with product MKKQWLILLIIFISGQVSAVIDTWQFKDEAQEQQFRSLTEQLRCPKCQNNSIADSNSMIAADMRQKVFELMQQGQSHQQIIDYMVARYGNFVTYDPPLTAATLILWLAPILFILSGGMVIWRITRRRPTTDQQSSDLNAAEQQRLKQLLQDNTRTPPQ from the coding sequence ATGAAAAAGCAGTGGCTGATTCTGTTAATCATTTTTATTAGCGGCCAGGTAAGCGCGGTGATTGATACCTGGCAATTTAAAGATGAAGCGCAGGAGCAGCAGTTTCGTAGCCTGACCGAACAACTTCGTTGCCCGAAATGCCAGAATAACAGTATCGCCGACTCTAATTCGATGATTGCCGCCGATATGCGGCAAAAGGTTTTCGAGTTAATGCAACAAGGTCAGAGTCATCAGCAAATTATCGATTACATGGTGGCGCGTTACGGTAACTTTGTTACCTATGATCCTCCCCTGACCGCTGCGACGCTGATTCTCTGGCTGGCACCGATACTTTTTATTCTCTCCGGCGGCATGGTTATCTGGCGTATCACTCGTCGCCGTCCAACGACGGATCAGCAGTCATCCGATTTAAATGCCGCAGAGCAACAACGCCTGAAACAGCTACTGCAGGACAATACGAGGACGCCACCACAATGA
- a CDS encoding DsbE family thiol:disulfide interchange protein, translating into MKRKILFIPLILFLVLAGILLWQLQRNSSGDNPADLESALIGKPLPVFRLESLETAGKVYDRTALISGKPLLLNVWATWCPTCRAEHQYLNSLKAQGITIVGMNYKDDRQKASHWLATLGNPYTLSLFDHDGMLGLDLGVYGAPETFLIDGQGIIRYRYTGAINRQGWQQKLQPLWLQYSQEAQ; encoded by the coding sequence ATGAAGCGCAAGATCTTATTTATTCCCTTAATCCTTTTCTTAGTGCTGGCTGGCATATTACTCTGGCAGTTACAACGTAATAGCAGCGGGGATAATCCTGCCGACCTTGAATCAGCATTAATTGGTAAACCGCTGCCCGTTTTTCGTCTTGAATCGCTGGAAACAGCGGGTAAAGTGTATGATCGTACTGCATTAATCAGCGGTAAACCGTTACTACTGAATGTATGGGCAACCTGGTGCCCAACCTGTCGGGCTGAACATCAATATCTTAATAGCCTCAAAGCGCAAGGGATCACGATTGTCGGCATGAATTATAAAGATGATCGCCAGAAAGCCAGCCACTGGTTAGCAACCCTCGGTAATCCTTATACGCTGAGTCTGTTTGATCACGACGGTATGCTGGGACTGGATCTTGGCGTTTACGGTGCACCAGAAACTTTTTTAATCGATGGGCAAGGCATTATTCGTTATCGTTATACGGGTGCGATAAACCGACAGGGCTGGCAACAAAAACTACAGCCTTTATGGCTCCAATATAGCCAGGAGGCACAATGA
- a CDS encoding heme lyase CcmF/NrfE family subunit, which produces MMPEWGNFLLCLALGIAALLSGYPLWGVSRQDNRMMALARPLSWALFLAILCAFLLLVYAFISNDFTVAYVVNNSNTQLPVWYRVAATWGSHEGSLLLWMLLMSGWTFAVAIWSRHIPLEAVARVLAVMGMINTGFLLFILLTSNPFLRTLPDYPIEGADLNPMLQDIGLIFHPPLLYMGYVGFSVAFAFAIASLMAGRLDSAWARWSRPWTQAAWLFLTLGIVLGSGWAYYVLGWGGWWFWDPVENASLMPWLVGTALLHSLAVTEKRGSFKSWTILLAIAAFSLCLLGTFLVRSGVLVSVHAFASDPARGMFILAFLVVVIGGSLLLYALKGGKVRARVRHEFWSRETLLLANNLLLVAAMLVVLLGTILPLVHKQLGLGSISVGAPFFNSLFCLLMVPFSLLLGIGPMLRWRRDDPRRLTKRLAVALLVTLILSLALPWLLQGHIVALTVVGIVMALWIFFLSMAEVVERATDRHTLWQGVCKLSCSHWGMVAGHVGVAITVIGIAFSQNYSIERDVRMKPGDSVDIHAYRFIFKEVHDIAGPNYSGGAGVIEVLRHGRPEATLKAEKRFYNASRMVMTEAAIDGGITRDLYASLGEELKDGSWAVRLYYKPFVRWIWYGGGLMAFGGLLCMLDPRYRLRKSLKRA; this is translated from the coding sequence ATGATGCCGGAATGGGGCAACTTTTTATTGTGCCTGGCGCTGGGGATCGCCGCGTTATTAAGTGGTTATCCGCTATGGGGAGTCAGTCGCCAGGATAACCGTATGATGGCGCTGGCGCGTCCGTTAAGCTGGGCGCTATTTTTAGCTATCCTCTGTGCTTTTCTATTGCTGGTATATGCCTTTATCAGCAACGACTTTACCGTTGCTTATGTCGTCAATAACTCCAACACCCAGTTACCGGTCTGGTATCGGGTCGCGGCCACCTGGGGTTCCCATGAGGGATCACTGCTGTTATGGATGCTGTTGATGAGCGGCTGGACTTTTGCCGTTGCCATATGGAGCCGTCATATTCCTCTTGAGGCCGTCGCGCGCGTACTGGCGGTGATGGGGATGATTAACACCGGTTTTCTGCTATTTATTCTGTTGACCTCTAATCCGTTCCTGCGCACCCTGCCGGACTATCCAATTGAAGGCGCGGATCTTAATCCGATGCTGCAGGATATTGGCCTGATCTTTCATCCTCCATTGCTGTACATGGGATATGTCGGCTTTTCCGTCGCTTTCGCATTTGCTATCGCCTCCTTAATGGCTGGCAGGCTGGACAGCGCCTGGGCACGCTGGTCACGTCCCTGGACCCAGGCAGCGTGGTTATTTCTCACCCTCGGCATCGTGCTGGGTTCTGGCTGGGCCTATTACGTGCTGGGTTGGGGGGGCTGGTGGTTCTGGGACCCGGTAGAGAATGCCTCCCTGATGCCGTGGCTGGTGGGAACGGCATTGCTGCACTCGCTGGCGGTCACCGAAAAGCGTGGCAGTTTTAAATCGTGGACGATTCTGCTGGCGATTGCCGCGTTTTCACTCTGTCTGCTGGGCACCTTTCTGGTGCGTTCCGGGGTGCTGGTTTCGGTTCACGCCTTCGCCTCTGATCCGGCGCGCGGTATGTTTATTCTGGCCTTTCTGGTGGTGGTCATCGGCGGTTCTTTGCTGCTGTATGCCCTCAAAGGTGGCAAAGTGCGTGCCAGAGTGCGCCATGAGTTCTGGTCGCGTGAAACGCTGCTGCTGGCAAACAATCTGCTGCTGGTCGCCGCTATGCTGGTGGTGCTCCTCGGTACGATTCTGCCATTAGTCCATAAACAGCTCGGCCTCGGCAGCATTTCTGTCGGCGCCCCCTTCTTTAACTCCCTGTTTTGCCTGTTGATGGTGCCCTTTTCTCTCCTGCTCGGTATCGGGCCAATGCTGCGCTGGCGACGTGATGATCCGCGACGCCTGACAAAACGTCTGGCCGTCGCATTGCTGGTCACACTGATCCTCTCCCTGGCCTTACCGTGGCTGCTGCAGGGTCATATTGTTGCTCTCACCGTTGTCGGGATAGTGATGGCGCTGTGGATATTTTTCCTGTCAATGGCCGAAGTGGTCGAACGCGCCACCGATCGTCACACTCTGTGGCAGGGCGTGTGTAAGCTCAGTTGCAGCCACTGGGGTATGGTCGCGGGTCATGTCGGTGTCGCCATCACCGTGATCGGTATTGCGTTCAGCCAGAATTACAGTATTGAGCGTGATGTCCGCATGAAGCCTGGCGATAGCGTCGATATTCACGCTTATCGTTTCATATTTAAAGAAGTTCATGACATCGCTGGCCCTAACTATAGCGGTGGCGCGGGCGTCATCGAGGTGCTGCGTCACGGGCGACCGGAAGCGACACTCAAAGCCGAGAAACGCTTTTATAACGCCAGCCGGATGGTCATGACTGAAGCGGCAATTGATGGCGGTATCACACGCGATCTCTATGCGTCATTAGGTGAGGAGTTGAAAGATGGTAGCTGGGCGGTACGTCTTTATTACAAGCCCTTTGTTCGCTGGATCTGGTACGGCGGTGGGCTAATGGCGTTTGGTGGCCTGCTTTGTATGCTCGATCCCCGTTATCGTCTGCGCAAGTCGCTAAAGAGGGCGTAA
- the ccmE gene encoding cytochrome c maturation protein CcmE: protein MNPRRKTRLWLALAVLAGLTLTVLLVLYALRANIDLFYTPGEVIYGKKESGQKPEVGQRLRIGGMVMPGSVQRDDHSLKVTFKLYDACGVVDISYEGILPDLFREGQGVVAQGELTAPATITVREVLAKHDENYTPPEVKAAMEEQHAAGMEGQHP, encoded by the coding sequence ATGAATCCTCGTCGTAAAACACGGTTATGGTTAGCGCTGGCGGTACTGGCCGGCCTGACACTCACGGTACTGCTGGTGCTCTATGCGCTGCGCGCCAATATTGATCTGTTCTATACTCCCGGTGAAGTCATCTACGGCAAAAAAGAAAGCGGTCAGAAACCCGAAGTCGGCCAGCGTTTGCGCATTGGTGGTATGGTGATGCCAGGCAGTGTGCAACGCGATGATCATTCATTAAAGGTGACATTTAAACTCTATGATGCTTGTGGCGTTGTCGATATCAGCTATGAAGGGATCCTGCCGGACCTGTTTCGTGAAGGACAGGGGGTCGTGGCGCAAGGGGAATTAACCGCCCCTGCCACCATTACCGTGCGTGAAGTGCTGGCTAAACATGATGAAAACTATACGCCACCGGAAGTCAAAGCGGCGATGGAAGAACAACACGCGGCGGGCATGGAGGGACAACATCCATGA
- the ccmD gene encoding heme exporter protein CcmD has translation MSSAFSSWHEFWLMGGYAFYVWLAVIFTLCPLLALVIHTRRQQKRLLREIRRQQDNARRISAARRQQSVKEETA, from the coding sequence ATGAGTAGTGCTTTTTCTTCGTGGCATGAGTTCTGGCTGATGGGCGGTTACGCTTTCTATGTCTGGCTGGCGGTCATTTTTACACTGTGTCCCCTGCTTGCCCTGGTGATCCACACCCGCCGACAGCAAAAGCGTCTGTTACGGGAGATTCGCCGTCAGCAGGATAATGCACGCCGCATTTCTGCCGCACGCCGTCAACAATCCGTCAAAGAGGAGACAGCATGA
- a CDS encoding heme ABC transporter permease, with the protein MKALHQFAQPERLFRFCGLILPWLAGLSIALLVVGCVWGFVYAPADYQQGQSYRIMYLHVPAAIWSMGIYASMACAAFVGLVWQWKMADLSVAAMAPVGAIYTFIALVTGATWGKPMWGTWWVWDARLTSELVLLFLYIGTIALYNAFDDRRLAGRAAGILVLVGVVNLPIIHFSVEWWNTLHQGSTNIQKTIDPSMRMPLRCTIFAFLLLFLTFTCMRLRNAILLLERRRPWVIALANRQGGVNE; encoded by the coding sequence ATGAAGGCATTACATCAATTCGCCCAGCCCGAGCGCCTGTTTCGGTTCTGCGGTCTTATCCTTCCCTGGCTGGCAGGTCTGAGTATTGCCCTGCTGGTGGTGGGTTGTGTCTGGGGATTCGTCTACGCACCGGCAGACTATCAGCAAGGACAGAGCTATCGCATCATGTATTTACATGTTCCGGCGGCTATCTGGTCAATGGGAATCTACGCCTCAATGGCCTGCGCGGCATTTGTCGGCCTGGTCTGGCAGTGGAAAATGGCAGATCTGAGCGTCGCCGCGATGGCGCCGGTGGGTGCGATATATACCTTTATTGCGCTGGTCACCGGGGCTACCTGGGGCAAACCAATGTGGGGAACCTGGTGGGTCTGGGATGCGCGGCTGACCTCAGAACTGGTGTTGCTGTTCCTCTATATCGGGACTATCGCCCTCTATAACGCCTTTGATGACCGTCGCCTTGCCGGTCGTGCCGCCGGGATCCTGGTACTGGTGGGTGTCGTCAATCTGCCGATCATCCACTTTTCCGTCGAATGGTGGAATACCCTGCATCAGGGATCGACCAATATTCAGAAAACGATCGATCCCTCTATGCGTATGCCATTACGCTGCACCATTTTCGCCTTTCTTTTATTATTTTTGACATTTACCTGTATGCGCTTACGTAACGCAATTTTATTACTGGAACGGCGACGTCCGTGGGTCATCGCGCTGGCAAACCGACAGGGAGGCGTCAATGAGTAG
- the ccmB gene encoding heme exporter protein CcmB: MIKPIFWRVFWRDLHLAFRNNAEIFNPLWFFVIVITLFPLGIGPEPRVLTQIAPGIVWVAALLAALLGMDRLFRDDYLDGSLEQMMLMSTPLSIIVMAKIAAHWVVTGLPLLLLSPLVALLFGLSWQSWQTLALTLLLGTPTLSFIGAIGTGLTVGLGRSGVLLSLLVLPLTIPLLIFATAAVDATQMQLPIAGYLAILGAFLVGSATLSPFATAAALRISIQ, encoded by the coding sequence ATGATAAAACCTATTTTCTGGCGCGTTTTCTGGCGTGATTTACATCTCGCATTTCGTAATAATGCGGAAATTTTTAATCCTCTGTGGTTCTTTGTGATCGTCATCACTCTCTTTCCGCTTGGTATCGGCCCGGAACCTCGCGTATTGACACAGATTGCACCAGGGATTGTCTGGGTTGCGGCACTGCTGGCCGCGTTATTAGGCATGGACAGGCTTTTTCGTGATGATTATCTGGATGGCTCGCTGGAACAGATGATGTTGATGTCAACACCACTTTCCATCATCGTTATGGCAAAAATCGCTGCGCACTGGGTGGTCACTGGCCTCCCGCTGCTCTTATTGTCGCCGCTGGTCGCACTGTTATTCGGTCTCTCCTGGCAAAGCTGGCAGACGTTAGCCTTAACACTGTTATTAGGGACACCGACCTTAAGTTTTATCGGTGCCATTGGCACCGGTTTGACCGTCGGTTTAGGTCGTAGCGGCGTTTTATTAAGTCTTCTTGTCCTGCCGTTGACAATTCCGCTATTAATCTTTGCCACTGCCGCGGTAGATGCGACGCAAATGCAGTTGCCGATCGCTGGTTATCTGGCTATCCTCGGCGCTTTTCTGGTCGGCAGTGCGACGCTGAGCCCTTTTGCCACCGCTGCTGCACTGCGTATTAGCATACAATAG